Genomic DNA from Salvia hispanica cultivar TCC Black 2014 unplaced genomic scaffold, UniMelb_Shisp_WGS_1.0 HiC_scaffold_346, whole genome shotgun sequence:
aaatttacgtaactctcccgattaaattattttttcgcaaaaaatatatcaaattaaagataattttataaggattccaacgagatctcaattgcatatgttccgacgacgttcggatgatgaaatttgatattttttattttagttttcgtaaatgttgataaccagatttttatcaacaattacatcaaaaaatctcaataaaaccatttaaatctcaataaaaccatttaaaaatctcaataaaaccatgttgatattttcttgtactagtgttgatattcttatgttatattgttgatatttgtaatacactatgttaatataaaaaaatattcacgaaaattatcatatgataacataatgacaatattgcccttttgttgatattttgtctactatttattgagattcgtaagatttaatctcatccactcattttaaaatctaaggatgGAGacttggtcttgattttggattagggtgctataagcattagaatatgacccaattttggtacctgatgcaattttcttcccaaaatgccctttaaacaaatatattttctcatttatgtcatagagggtattttgggcaaacataaaattagtaccaaaagtgatattataatatcttctctcattctcctaattctttatactattataattaatcaatattaatattaatttttatttttaatatcattcaaatatatttaaatataactatatttataattatatttaattattattgttataatactaaaaattgatagtaattaataaataattgtagtataattatataaattatgaatcacataatattatataataataataataattattattattattattattattattttacattaaattagtaactaatcaatatagattattattgttataatactaaaaactgatagtaattaataaataattgtagtataattatataaattatgaatcacataatattatgtaataattataattattattattttacattaaattagtaattaatcaatatagattattattgttataatactaaaaactgatagtgattaataaataattgtagtataattatataagttatgaatcacataatattatgtaataataattattattattaatttacattaaattagtaactaatcaatatagccttaataaaaatataacattgtgaattgtatttttagttaggtgtttcaaccttaaaatgagtataaaataatttaataaaaaatattcaattgatttaattactttaaataattaatttaattaggtattttgttttttatttatattatgaatgcaattagatgtatgtataaatcactaaaaagaaagaagaaaaaagaaggaagaagaaatattttactaaggagaaaaaaaataaaagaaaggaggataaaatactaaaaagaaagaagaaaatgaagaaaatgaagaaaaaagaaagaagaagaaactaatgaagaaaaagagaaataagaaaggaagaaaaaataatcacatatttggtactatttaatggaaatttccaaaaatatcccccatgaaaaaaaatcacatatttggtacctagggttatttttgccactgggtaccaaaaacgatataaaataaatatcaggtaccatttatatgcgaaagtgaaagatcaaatactatttatataattcactcttataataaaaaaaaaacaaaaagttgATGTTCCTAAAAGCATTCAAACACTAGCCTATAGGCTGCTGAAGACCAAAACCGCGCCACAACCATTTACTCTATCACTTATACACGCATTGACATAATATATAGAGTATATAAAATCATCATTCATAGAAGGAAACgtattacaaataaattattttgaagatATTCAATCTTTAACATgtaatttaacaatttaattgaaaaaattaaataactaaaaatgcctaaaacaaattaatgagTACTAATAGTattcactaaaaataaaataaatgtgcCCACCCAACTATATTCCATTTGCGTTACCCAACCGACTTTCTGCACGCCACGTCAGCGCAGATCGCAGGGGTCACGTGAGCGTCGCACCGTCCTTCAACAGGCTGTTCTGCGCCGGGATCGCCGCATACCGCGACGGAAAGTCTCGGAAAACTCCGTCGTCCTCGAATTGACCGTTTTGCCCCGGACCTTGATCAAAATTCAACGCGTAGCTACAAGGATCATACTGGAATTTCCCCGACTTCGGCCGCGCCGGCGCCTTGTTGAACCGCCTGATGAACGTCTTCCACTTCGGCCCCGCCACTAGCTCCGACCATTCCCTCACCTTCTTAAACGCCTCCACTCCATCGCTCCACCAACTCCGGTCTCCGGCGACGTCTTCGGTCTCCGATGTCGAAATTCGCTcccaatttttggttttgggcGTGCCGTAGCAAGGGAAAGTCCAGATGCAGCAGCAACGGCGCAGGAAGAATGTAGATTCGTCGAAAGCGTCGGCTGAAACGTCGGATTTCCAGTCCGATTCCGGCGCGGCTGCCTGCAATTGCGACGCCATGAGAAGTCGATTCTCTCCCTCCCGCGAACAATAATGCGCTCTTCTACCTCACAAGTTTAGCGTTCTTCTTTTATAACGGGATTATATCAAGTGTTCGTTGAGAAGAGTCACCGGATACCGGGAATGCCGGTCAAAAGGTCTTCATTCTCACATAACGGGAATATTGGTCTTTGATTAAAGTCTAGATTACACCAGAgcagtactcccttcgtcccagataattcgggtcactttgaccgggtacgggttttaagaattgtaatgaaaaatgggttgaaaaagttagtggtatgtgagtcctacctttatatattagttttataataaaatgtgagtaggaatgagttggtggaatatgagatccactaccaaaagtggtaaaagtgaaattagacaaattatgtgggacggacagAAATAGAAAAGTTGGACAAATTatttgagacggagggagtaataagtagtaggagtagtatattcttcactttttatatatactagaGTTCTGTAATTTGATTTGTATTAGTACTAAATTTCAAATAGATTTCACATTTTCACCCCATAATATCATTACcctttatatggagtatatttgaGTTCTGTACTTTGGTTTCTACTACCTATGTCTATCTTATAACTCGtgagaaataaattattatgcagataaaaacaaaacatcagCTCTAGTAAAACAATTATATGGTCTAATAAGAATAGAATGCGAGACAACTTTGGAATATTTAT
This window encodes:
- the LOC125198977 gene encoding uncharacterized protein LOC125198977, with the protein product MASQLQAAAPESDWKSDVSADAFDESTFFLRRCCCIWTFPCYGTPKTKNWERISTSETEDVAGDRSWWSDGVEAFKKVREWSELVAGPKWKTFIRRFNKAPARPKSGKFQYDPCSYALNFDQGPGQNGQFEDDGVFRDFPSRYAAIPAQNSLLKDGATLT